A section of the Marinoscillum sp. 108 genome encodes:
- a CDS encoding 2-isopropylmalate synthase, with protein MSDKVYVFDTTLRDGEQVPGCQLSTPEKIEVAKELEILGVDIIEAGFPISSPMDFNSVIEISKAVSDPIICALTRSVEKDIDFAADALKYAKRKRIHTGIGSSDYHIKYKFKSDREKILERAVAATKYAKKYVEDVEFYCEDAGRTDNEYLARMVEAVIKAGATVVNIPDTTGYCLPEEYGAKIKFLKENVKGIDNAIISCHCHNDLGLATANTMAGVLNGARQVEVTINGIGERAGNTSLEEVAMILKTHKDVDLHTNIDSKHIYALSLLVSKMMRMPVQPNKAIVGRNAFAHSSGIHQDGVIKHRENYEILDPEDVGIPQSSIILTARSGKAALKYHLDRLGYSLEEARVEEVYDDFLKMADAKKDVTDDDLIILIEGSLPEGGIKLKNVQIICGESVFPSATVELEVNKEIIHASATGTGSIDAAFRAVDEILGEVFDMDEFLVQSMGNRNDDGKVHLRVKYQDQHYMGFGVHKDIIIASVKAYVDAINKITSVKSKVLKATA; from the coding sequence ATGAGTGATAAAGTATATGTGTTTGATACTACCCTGAGAGATGGCGAGCAGGTCCCTGGTTGTCAGTTGTCCACTCCCGAGAAAATTGAAGTGGCGAAGGAGTTGGAGATCCTGGGTGTGGATATCATAGAGGCGGGCTTTCCGATTTCCAGCCCCATGGATTTTAACTCGGTCATCGAGATTTCCAAGGCCGTTTCTGATCCTATTATTTGTGCACTCACACGCTCTGTAGAGAAAGATATAGACTTTGCGGCTGACGCCTTGAAATACGCCAAGCGTAAAAGAATACACACAGGTATAGGCTCTTCCGATTACCATATCAAATACAAATTTAAGAGTGACAGAGAGAAGATATTGGAGCGAGCTGTAGCTGCTACCAAATATGCCAAAAAGTACGTGGAGGATGTAGAGTTCTACTGCGAGGATGCCGGACGTACTGACAATGAGTACCTGGCCCGAATGGTGGAAGCGGTGATCAAAGCCGGGGCTACAGTGGTGAATATTCCTGACACCACGGGCTATTGTCTGCCAGAGGAGTATGGTGCCAAAATCAAATTTTTGAAAGAAAACGTGAAGGGGATTGACAATGCGATTATTTCATGTCATTGTCATAATGACCTGGGGCTGGCTACTGCCAATACCATGGCAGGTGTACTGAATGGCGCCCGACAAGTGGAAGTCACCATCAATGGTATCGGAGAGAGAGCAGGTAACACTTCTTTGGAAGAGGTGGCTATGATCCTGAAAACGCATAAGGATGTGGATCTGCACACCAACATTGACAGCAAACACATCTATGCGTTGAGTCTGCTGGTGAGCAAAATGATGAGAATGCCGGTGCAGCCAAATAAGGCCATTGTGGGCAGAAATGCTTTCGCGCATTCTTCCGGTATTCACCAGGATGGCGTGATTAAGCATCGAGAAAATTATGAAATTTTGGATCCTGAAGACGTGGGTATCCCACAGTCATCCATTATTCTCACCGCCAGAAGTGGCAAGGCCGCATTGAAATATCATTTGGACAGACTGGGCTATTCTCTGGAAGAGGCTCGGGTGGAAGAGGTCTACGATGACTTCTTGAAAATGGCTGATGCCAAAAAAGACGTGACTGATGATGATCTGATTATTTTAATAGAAGGATCGCTGCCAGAGGGGGGTATTAAGCTGAAAAATGTTCAGATCATTTGTGGGGAGTCTGTGTTTCCTTCAGCCACAGTAGAGTTGGAGGTTAATAAAGAGATCATTCATGCCTCGGCCACAGGTACGGGATCCATTGATGCCGCTTTCAGGGCAGTGGATGAAATATTGGGAGAGGTGTTCGATATGGATGAATTTTTGGTGCAATCTATGGGCAATAGAAATGATGATGGCAAAGTGCACCTGCGTGTGAAATATCAGGATCAGCATTATATGGGATTTGGTGTTCATAAGGATATCATCATAGCGTCAGTCAAAGCCTATGTCGACGCTATTAATAAGATCACTTCAGTAAAGAGTAAAGTGCTCAAGGCAACCGCGTAA
- a CDS encoding fibronectin type III domain-containing protein: protein MRKLLLTVGTVLLMAFTVNAQNQRLCASDEVFERQNANPKTLELRKNVEEHTRNFLAKGGKANQRTGILNIPVIVHVIYNTSQQNISDAQIQSQIDVLTEDFRKMNADVSLTPSEFAPLASDIEIEFSLAQITRKSSSKTSWGTNDAMKSSAQGGVDVVSPDEYLNIWVCNIGGGILGYAQFPGGPSSTDGVVISPQYFGSIDRQGAGENFYLSSPFDLGRTATHEVGHYLNLRHIWGDGNCNADDFVTDTPTAGGANYGCPSYPSKSCNNNGGYTSDMFMNYMDYVDDACMYMFSAGQKARMDAIFEPGGSRETLGTSTGGCTLAAPSGLSSSNIGDNSFTLSWSSVSGATGYDVSVDGTVTSTSGTSTTITGLTPGTTYTTKVRSKCAIGSGAYSANLMVTTTGSNCSTGPVTLSLTLDNYPSETSWTLSKDGSTVASGSGYSTSGQTVTEVFDFGSGSYSFTINDSYGDGICCSYGNGSYSLTDANSTVIVSGGNFSSSENTSYCVEGGGPAPDTQAPTAPGSLSASNETQTSVDLSWSASSDNVGVTGYDVFVDGSLDGSTTGTSYSVTGLSSATTYSLSVKAKDAAGNMSASSTVSATTLSSGGGGSNVLLTSYFESGWDGWSDGGSDVARYSGTRSYEGSYSIRLRDNSGAASAMTSGAMNVSAYDQISVEFYFYAYSMENGEDFWVRYYNGSSWSTVATYARGTNFDNNTFYVATVTIDASNYAFPSNAQIRFQCDASGNNDQIYIDAVTVTGISGGAKSAGNSITALDMERRVVEADNGIDIDGFNMYPNPTVDRISLMVDVDEDAEVHMVIHDVQGRVILKKAWNGLEGVTKLDVDVSSLEKGLYFVRVSDGNGLNDIQKLIKR, encoded by the coding sequence ATGCGAAAACTATTACTTACAGTGGGTACAGTCCTGCTTATGGCGTTTACAGTAAACGCCCAGAATCAGAGGTTATGCGCCTCAGATGAAGTTTTTGAAAGGCAAAATGCCAATCCGAAGACACTCGAACTTCGTAAAAATGTCGAGGAGCATACCAGAAACTTCCTGGCCAAGGGAGGTAAAGCCAACCAGCGCACCGGAATTTTGAATATCCCGGTTATCGTGCATGTTATTTACAATACCTCACAGCAGAATATTTCTGACGCCCAAATTCAGTCTCAGATTGATGTACTTACAGAGGATTTCAGAAAAATGAATGCTGATGTGAGTCTTACTCCTTCAGAGTTTGCACCATTGGCATCTGACATTGAAATAGAATTTTCTTTGGCACAGATCACCAGAAAGTCAAGCTCCAAAACTTCCTGGGGAACTAACGATGCTATGAAATCATCCGCTCAGGGCGGGGTGGATGTAGTGAGCCCTGATGAATACCTGAATATCTGGGTATGTAATATCGGTGGAGGTATCCTGGGTTACGCACAGTTTCCTGGTGGCCCAAGTTCCACAGATGGAGTGGTCATTTCGCCACAGTATTTCGGAAGTATTGACCGACAGGGTGCTGGCGAAAACTTTTACCTTAGTTCTCCTTTTGATCTGGGAAGAACAGCCACCCACGAGGTGGGGCATTACCTGAACCTGAGACATATCTGGGGTGATGGTAACTGTAATGCAGATGATTTTGTGACGGATACGCCAACAGCAGGTGGGGCCAACTACGGTTGCCCGAGCTACCCATCCAAGTCATGTAACAACAATGGAGGGTATACCAGCGACATGTTCATGAACTACATGGACTATGTAGACGATGCCTGCATGTACATGTTTTCTGCAGGACAGAAAGCACGTATGGATGCCATTTTTGAGCCGGGAGGATCGAGAGAAACACTTGGGACCTCTACTGGTGGTTGTACATTAGCTGCTCCATCAGGATTATCGTCTTCAAATATTGGTGACAACAGCTTCACCTTATCATGGAGCAGCGTTTCCGGAGCTACCGGGTACGACGTAAGTGTAGATGGGACTGTGACCAGCACATCCGGTACTTCTACTACCATTACCGGCCTCACTCCGGGCACTACGTATACCACCAAAGTAAGATCTAAGTGTGCCATCGGAAGCGGCGCTTACTCTGCTAATCTGATGGTAACTACCACGGGCAGCAATTGCAGCACCGGACCAGTAACGCTTTCACTTACATTGGATAATTACCCTTCTGAAACTAGCTGGACCCTTAGCAAAGATGGTTCTACTGTGGCTTCAGGGAGCGGTTATAGTACCAGCGGCCAGACTGTCACTGAAGTATTCGACTTTGGTAGTGGTAGCTATTCATTTACCATCAATGATTCTTACGGCGATGGTATTTGCTGCTCGTACGGAAACGGTTCTTATTCATTGACAGATGCCAATAGCACTGTGATTGTATCAGGAGGGAATTTCTCAAGTTCTGAGAATACCAGCTATTGTGTAGAGGGTGGAGGACCTGCCCCTGATACTCAGGCGCCAACAGCACCTGGATCCCTATCAGCATCTAATGAAACTCAGACCTCAGTGGATTTGAGCTGGAGTGCTTCATCGGACAATGTAGGTGTGACTGGCTACGATGTATTTGTAGATGGCAGTTTGGATGGCAGTACCACAGGTACGTCCTACTCCGTAACAGGATTATCATCCGCGACTACTTATTCCCTTTCTGTGAAAGCAAAAGATGCTGCTGGTAACATGTCAGCTTCCAGTACGGTTTCGGCTACTACACTATCTTCTGGTGGCGGAGGCTCTAACGTACTGCTGACAAGCTATTTCGAATCAGGATGGGATGGATGGTCTGATGGCGGCAGCGATGTAGCCAGATACTCAGGTACCAGGTCCTATGAAGGTTCTTATAGCATCCGACTGAGAGACAACTCTGGTGCCGCATCAGCAATGACATCTGGTGCAATGAACGTAAGCGCATATGACCAGATTTCAGTCGAGTTTTATTTCTATGCCTATAGCATGGAAAATGGTGAAGACTTCTGGGTGAGGTATTACAACGGCAGCTCATGGAGCACAGTGGCGACCTATGCCCGTGGAACCAACTTTGACAATAACACTTTTTATGTGGCTACGGTGACCATAGATGCTTCCAACTATGCTTTCCCAAGTAATGCGCAGATAAGATTCCAGTGTGATGCCAGTGGCAACAACGATCAGATTTACATTGACGCTGTGACGGTAACAGGTATCAGTGGTGGTGCCAAGTCTGCTGGTAATTCCATAACCGCTCTGGATATGGAGCGAAGAGTGGTTGAAGCAGACAATGGCATTGACATTGACGGATTCAATATGTACCCTAACCCCACCGTAGACCGAATATCCCTGATGGTGGATGTGGATGAAGATGCGGAGGTACACATGGTCATTCATGATGTACAGGGTAGAGTGATTCTCAAAAAAGCATGGAACGGACTAGAAGGTGTGACCAAGCTGGATGTGGACGTAAGTTCACTGGAGAAAGGGCTCTATTTTGTCAGAGTGAGTGATGGCAATGGATTAAATGATATCCAGAAACTGATTAAGAGATAA
- a CDS encoding DUF2461 domain-containing protein, translated as MPISNANFRFLNELSLHKNREWFAEHKHEYEVFHEEVKNLAKDVEVLMNEHDLLAGGRVYRIYRDVRFSKDKTPFKDYWAGSFRRSTALLRGGYYYEIAPGRSFVAGGFFGPNPSDLLHIRKQISQEPEPLWEVLNQREFKQYFGDLKGDAVKTSPKGFSIDDPAIMLIRQKQFVIEHYFTDEEVLSPDFPETINSAFRAMRPFLDYMSEILTTDLNGESMV; from the coding sequence ATGCCCATATCTAATGCCAACTTCCGGTTTCTGAATGAGCTGAGTCTCCACAAAAACAGAGAGTGGTTTGCCGAGCATAAACACGAATATGAAGTCTTCCATGAGGAAGTGAAAAACCTGGCAAAGGATGTAGAAGTGCTGATGAATGAGCACGATTTACTAGCTGGAGGCAGAGTCTATCGGATATACAGAGACGTGCGTTTTTCAAAAGACAAGACACCTTTCAAGGATTATTGGGCCGGGAGCTTTCGCAGGTCCACAGCACTTCTAAGAGGCGGGTACTATTATGAGATTGCCCCGGGAAGATCCTTCGTAGCCGGTGGTTTTTTCGGCCCGAACCCCTCGGATTTGCTGCATATCAGGAAGCAAATCAGCCAGGAGCCGGAGCCACTATGGGAGGTGCTTAATCAGAGGGAGTTCAAGCAATATTTCGGAGATTTAAAGGGAGATGCCGTCAAGACCTCACCCAAGGGTTTTTCTATTGACGATCCGGCCATTATGCTCATCCGGCAAAAGCAGTTTGTGATAGAGCATTATTTCACCGATGAGGAAGTGCTGTCACCTGATTTTCCTGAAACCATAAATAGTGCATTCAGAGCGATGAGGCCTTTTTTGGATTATATGAGCGAAATCCTCACCACAGACTTGAATGGAGAATCAATGGTATGA
- a CDS encoding DMT family transporter, producing the protein MNQQLAHLLQLGLAIFIMSSSGTLGRYIELPPPVTIWMRCIIGAVALFIVLKVGKFDLRIGNRKNFWLLFGSSLLLAGHWVSYFYSLKLSTVAIGMLSLFTYPVITAFLEPVMLKIPFQKSSLALGILAFVGVALLAPELSFENEHTLGIAIGVFSALCYSIRNILMKKRVAQQSGITLMFYQLLFISLFLWPVLFGFEFEPAQLSTDWEALLILGLFTTATGHTLLVLSFKHFTVSTVSVISALTPLLGILLGFLVLNEIPAGRTYIGGSLIFLTVVTESLKSIFQKRN; encoded by the coding sequence ATGAATCAGCAACTCGCTCACTTACTCCAGCTAGGACTGGCCATTTTTATCATGTCCAGCTCCGGCACTCTTGGCAGATATATTGAACTTCCCCCACCGGTTACCATCTGGATGAGATGTATTATTGGCGCTGTTGCCCTCTTTATTGTGCTGAAAGTAGGGAAGTTTGACTTACGTATTGGCAATCGTAAGAACTTTTGGCTTCTTTTTGGCAGCTCCCTGCTTCTGGCTGGCCACTGGGTATCTTACTTCTACTCCCTGAAACTTTCCACCGTCGCAATAGGTATGCTTTCCTTGTTTACCTACCCTGTAATCACGGCATTTCTGGAGCCCGTCATGCTGAAAATTCCCTTTCAGAAAAGTAGTCTGGCTCTGGGAATACTGGCCTTTGTGGGTGTGGCATTATTAGCTCCTGAACTGAGTTTTGAAAATGAACACACTTTAGGGATTGCTATTGGGGTTTTTTCTGCCCTTTGTTACTCTATACGAAACATCCTCATGAAGAAGCGCGTGGCTCAGCAATCAGGCATTACCCTGATGTTTTATCAGCTGCTCTTTATTTCGTTATTCCTCTGGCCAGTTCTATTTGGTTTTGAATTTGAGCCTGCACAACTCTCTACAGACTGGGAAGCATTGTTGATTCTGGGCCTATTCACGACGGCTACAGGTCACACACTTCTTGTCCTTAGTTTCAAACATTTCACGGTGAGTACTGTGAGTGTGATCAGCGCACTCACCCCGCTGTTAGGCATCCTACTAGGTTTTCTGGTACTTAATGAGATTCCTGCTGGCCGCACTTATATAGGTGGATCACTGATCTTTCTGACCGTGGTGACCGAAAGCCTGAAATCAATATTTCAAAAGCGAAACTGA
- a CDS encoding response regulator transcription factor: MQILIIEDEVKVANHLKMGLEEQGFAADIAYDGNVGLRLFGQKAFDMVLVDAILPGKNGFEICREIRVQNSEVKIIMLTALGTTDDKVEGLESGADDYMVKPFDFRELLARIRAILKRNLPYTGKERLKIGDLLLDMERKTANRAGVNIDLTAKEYALLEFLMRNKGKVLSRMEITEKVWDLDFDPGTNVVDVYVNILRKKIDKQFENKLIHTRVGMGYYLDDLS; this comes from the coding sequence ATGCAAATACTGATCATTGAAGACGAAGTGAAGGTAGCCAACCACCTGAAAATGGGTCTGGAAGAGCAGGGTTTTGCGGCGGACATTGCCTATGATGGAAATGTTGGACTTAGGCTTTTTGGCCAGAAGGCATTTGACATGGTGCTTGTAGACGCGATTCTCCCTGGGAAGAATGGATTCGAAATCTGTCGGGAAATCCGGGTGCAAAATTCTGAAGTGAAAATCATCATGCTTACGGCACTGGGAACCACCGATGATAAAGTGGAAGGACTGGAGTCTGGTGCGGATGATTACATGGTGAAGCCGTTTGATTTCAGGGAACTTCTGGCAAGGATACGAGCCATTTTGAAGCGCAACCTACCTTATACAGGGAAGGAGCGCTTAAAAATTGGGGACCTACTATTGGATATGGAGCGGAAGACTGCCAATAGGGCAGGAGTGAATATAGACCTCACAGCAAAGGAATATGCCCTTCTGGAGTTTTTGATGAGAAATAAAGGTAAGGTGCTTTCCAGAATGGAAATCACAGAGAAAGTATGGGATCTGGATTTTGATCCGGGAACCAACGTGGTGGATGTTTACGTGAACATTTTGCGCAAGAAGATTGACAAACAATTTGAAAATAAACTGATCCATACCCGCGTGGGTATGGGCTACTATCTGGATGACCTTTCTTAA
- a CDS encoding HAMP domain-containing sensor histidine kinase, with protein MTFLKIKLRSPAINIKDALVLRFVLIFGVLWVLASFSIYYSSAQFRHDEFYQRLHTRASTAAKLLIEVEEVDASLLRKIEDANPIKLPGERITIYDYNNVEIFSTDTQDSIRMDEERFNDIRLEGEYRWRQGSVEVLGLLYTDQYERFVVVAAGQDVYGFRKLDNLRNILLTVFFISLIVIAMAARLYAGNALRPISEVVEEVNQIGISNLGKRVSEGNGKDEIATLGITFNRMLDRLQSAFESQKSFITNASHELRTPMTSVLSQVDVALLKDRDAKHYKGTLQSVRDDIQELSALAGKLLLLARVDAFRETFEPIRVDSILWQAISEVSRHFKNNILVDFSSDIDDEQFFTIMGNEQLIRSVLQNLIENACKYSEGKDVRVLVELAAEGLCLKVEDQGVGIAPEDLPEIGQPFYRGKNTSGFSGSGIGLNLSKKIVELHHGTFSLDSRMGEGTRVSIVFEYLGFLILF; from the coding sequence ATGACCTTTCTTAAGATCAAACTACGCTCTCCGGCCATCAACATCAAGGATGCACTCGTCCTCCGGTTTGTGTTGATTTTTGGGGTACTGTGGGTACTGGCTTCATTTTCCATCTATTATTCTTCGGCTCAGTTTCGACACGATGAGTTTTATCAGCGCCTGCACACCAGAGCCAGCACAGCTGCCAAGTTGCTTATAGAAGTAGAGGAAGTAGATGCCTCATTGCTTAGAAAAATAGAAGATGCTAACCCCATCAAACTGCCGGGGGAGCGTATCACTATTTATGACTATAACAATGTGGAGATTTTCAGCACTGACACTCAGGATTCCATTCGCATGGATGAGGAGCGGTTCAATGATATTCGCCTGGAGGGGGAATACCGCTGGAGGCAAGGCAGCGTGGAAGTTTTGGGCCTACTCTATACTGATCAGTATGAGCGGTTTGTGGTGGTGGCTGCCGGCCAGGATGTGTATGGTTTCAGAAAGCTGGATAACCTCCGAAACATCCTACTCACAGTATTTTTTATTTCTCTCATTGTCATTGCCATGGCAGCCCGGTTGTATGCCGGAAATGCACTTCGTCCGATTTCCGAAGTGGTGGAGGAGGTCAACCAGATCGGTATTAGCAACCTGGGTAAAAGAGTCTCAGAAGGAAATGGAAAAGATGAAATAGCTACCCTGGGGATCACCTTCAACCGGATGCTCGATCGCCTACAGAGTGCTTTCGAAAGCCAGAAAAGTTTCATCACCAACGCTTCCCATGAGTTGAGAACACCCATGACCAGTGTGCTATCTCAGGTGGATGTAGCCTTGCTTAAGGATAGAGATGCGAAGCATTACAAGGGCACGCTACAATCCGTACGGGACGATATCCAGGAGCTCTCTGCACTGGCAGGTAAGTTGCTGCTACTGGCTCGGGTGGATGCATTCAGAGAGACCTTTGAGCCTATCAGGGTTGATTCTATCCTATGGCAGGCCATCAGTGAGGTCTCCAGACATTTTAAGAATAACATTCTTGTCGACTTTTCTTCTGACATTGATGATGAGCAGTTTTTTACCATCATGGGCAATGAGCAGCTGATTAGAAGTGTATTGCAGAACCTAATAGAGAATGCGTGTAAATACTCCGAGGGTAAGGATGTGCGGGTATTGGTGGAGCTTGCCGCAGAAGGGTTATGCCTTAAGGTAGAGGACCAGGGAGTGGGCATTGCACCCGAGGATCTTCCGGAGATTGGTCAGCCTTTTTACCGGGGGAAAAACACTTCGGGGTTTTCAGGGAGTGGGATAGGTCTGAACCTTTCTAAAAAGATCGTGGAGTTGCACCACGGAACCTTTTCCCTGGACTCGCGCATGGGGGAGGGCACACGGGTGAGCATTGTTTTTGAGTACCTCGGATTTTTAATTCTTTTTTAA
- a CDS encoding lmo0937 family membrane protein → MRSLLYLIAVILVIGWLLGFFVYSLGGLIHILLIIAVISLLLGVIKRA, encoded by the coding sequence ATGAGATCTTTACTATATCTAATTGCAGTCATACTGGTAATCGGATGGTTGCTCGGGTTCTTTGTTTACAGCCTAGGTGGTTTGATTCACATTCTGCTGATCATTGCCGTAATCTCTCTCCTTCTGGGAGTAATCAAGCGAGCGTGA
- a CDS encoding GH116 family glycosyl hydrolase: MKTIFPTLLILLVGCSSPSPTESFEGILTDLPSMPGKSEYLGTPYVTAGDRLYSVGHQDGSFPDLGWHVTGEMGGIWDHPIKLMDGFTLGISAGSMYYCLNDAQEFINFPMANQHRFYPSEAIAVIRTQFVPDQKEGMIIEYVLKNTGDEALNLKVDFTGMVDLRPVWLAERLNQTDGQDLADFDEVNGTWAARDSLNSWHTVFGSDQQVSAWSQPKTECSDERKGKGIDLTLQSEITIPPGEQKVLKYFISGSYKSQAQALETYKELKQSPNSLLQQKMDRYSELANTARLTIPDQEIEAMYTWTKYNTDWLMRDVANQGRGLSAGIPDYPWWFGTDNTYALQGLLATGAHEEVKATIELLLKLSESVNDNGRIMHEASTNGVVFNPGNLNTTPYFIHLLWKYYQWTGDTDMLRKTYPTVQKGLQWLEQEDKDGNGYPDGAGMMEIHGLHSEMIDVVVYTQAAYDAASKMANALGDSSASKSYQQKAELLSKKINDEWWVPSAGSFADFRATRVETLQLIDAAIVRADTIQKPWAVEELKQLKAQVGRLRDNRVQSQVVHHNWVVNTPMELGIADVDKAEQALETARKYTNPFGMYVTGIDRDENQGKASKWKSFSYVGAVMTLPTGVQAISEARYGHPDASLDYLKKLANGFGYALPGSMYEVSPDYGMIVQAWNIYAVATPIVAHYFGLKPEAYNQTVTFEPHFPTGWDDVKLENILVGDNLISFEKTKSGFTITQTQPEWKILLISPELQKSTLVNGQPAELSSTTLVLTGLRNEITL; the protein is encoded by the coding sequence ATGAAGACCATCTTTCCAACCCTACTAATTCTACTCGTCGGTTGCTCTTCACCTTCCCCTACTGAGTCTTTTGAGGGGATACTCACCGATCTCCCATCAATGCCCGGAAAATCCGAGTACCTGGGCACTCCATATGTCACCGCTGGTGACCGGCTCTACTCAGTAGGGCATCAGGATGGGAGCTTTCCAGATCTGGGCTGGCATGTGACCGGAGAGATGGGTGGCATTTGGGATCACCCCATCAAGCTGATGGATGGCTTCACACTTGGGATCAGTGCGGGCTCCATGTACTACTGCCTCAACGACGCTCAGGAATTCATCAATTTTCCCATGGCCAACCAGCACCGATTTTATCCTTCGGAGGCCATAGCTGTCATTCGCACCCAATTTGTACCTGATCAAAAGGAAGGAATGATCATAGAGTACGTTCTGAAAAATACGGGTGATGAAGCATTGAATCTAAAAGTAGATTTCACCGGCATGGTAGACCTGAGACCCGTATGGCTCGCAGAAAGACTAAACCAGACAGATGGCCAAGATCTGGCTGATTTTGATGAAGTCAATGGCACCTGGGCCGCCCGTGATTCCCTAAACTCCTGGCATACGGTCTTTGGCTCGGATCAACAGGTTTCTGCATGGTCCCAACCCAAGACTGAATGCAGTGATGAACGTAAAGGCAAGGGAATTGACCTAACCCTTCAAAGCGAAATCACAATTCCACCAGGAGAGCAAAAGGTTCTGAAGTATTTCATTTCAGGGTCCTATAAGTCTCAGGCGCAGGCATTGGAAACTTACAAAGAACTTAAGCAGTCACCCAACAGCCTTCTTCAGCAAAAAATGGATCGTTACAGTGAGCTGGCCAATACCGCCAGACTCACTATTCCTGATCAGGAAATAGAAGCGATGTACACCTGGACCAAATACAATACTGATTGGCTTATGAGAGATGTAGCCAACCAGGGACGGGGACTCTCTGCCGGCATCCCGGATTACCCCTGGTGGTTTGGCACTGACAATACTTATGCACTGCAGGGTTTATTGGCCACTGGTGCTCACGAAGAAGTCAAAGCCACTATTGAACTCCTTCTGAAACTTTCTGAAAGTGTAAATGATAACGGAAGGATCATGCACGAAGCCTCCACTAACGGCGTGGTATTCAACCCTGGAAATCTCAATACGACACCTTATTTCATCCACCTATTGTGGAAGTACTACCAATGGACCGGAGACACCGACATGCTCCGCAAAACCTACCCAACTGTACAAAAAGGACTACAATGGCTGGAGCAGGAGGACAAAGACGGCAACGGATATCCAGATGGGGCAGGAATGATGGAAATCCACGGCCTACACTCAGAAATGATTGATGTGGTGGTGTATACCCAGGCGGCATACGATGCGGCATCCAAAATGGCCAATGCCCTGGGTGATAGTTCCGCTAGTAAGTCCTATCAGCAAAAAGCAGAGTTGCTGTCCAAAAAAATTAATGATGAGTGGTGGGTTCCTTCAGCAGGGTCATTTGCGGACTTTAGGGCTACCCGTGTGGAAACCCTCCAACTAATAGACGCTGCCATCGTGCGCGCAGACACCATCCAAAAACCCTGGGCCGTAGAGGAGCTGAAGCAACTCAAAGCACAGGTCGGCAGGCTGAGGGACAACAGAGTACAAAGCCAGGTGGTTCATCACAACTGGGTGGTAAACACTCCTATGGAGCTCGGTATTGCCGATGTGGACAAAGCAGAACAAGCTCTGGAAACCGCCAGAAAATACACCAACCCTTTTGGTATGTATGTGACTGGTATAGACAGGGATGAAAACCAGGGTAAGGCCTCCAAGTGGAAATCGTTTAGCTACGTGGGCGCAGTAATGACCCTGCCCACAGGTGTGCAAGCCATCAGCGAAGCCCGATACGGGCATCCGGATGCGTCTCTGGATTACCTGAAAAAATTGGCCAATGGCTTTGGCTATGCGCTGCCTGGCTCCATGTATGAGGTGAGCCCTGACTATGGCATGATCGTTCAGGCCTGGAACATTTACGCAGTAGCCACCCCCATTGTAGCGCATTACTTTGGCTTGAAACCTGAGGCATATAACCAAACGGTCACTTTCGAACCTCATTTCCCTACAGGATGGGATGACGTGAAGCTGGAGAATATCCTGGTGGGTGACAACCTGATCTCCTTTGAGAAAACAAAATCCGGTTTTACTATCACCCAAACCCAACCGGAGTGGAAGATTCTTTTGATTTCTCCTGAGCTGCAAAAGTCGACACTCGTCAATGGTCAACCCGCTGAGCTTTCTTCCACCACCCTTGTGCTGACAGGATTGCGCAATGAGATCACTTTATGA